In Escherichia ruysiae, a genomic segment contains:
- the gspG gene encoding type II secretion system major pseudopilin GspG gives MHATDKQRGFTLLEIMVVIVIIGVLASLVVPNLMGNKEKADKQKAVSDIVALENALDMYKLDNHRYPTTNQGLESLVEAPTLPPLAANYNKEGYIKRLPADPWGNDYVLVNPGEHGAYDLLSAGPDGEMGTEDDITNWGLSKKKK, from the coding sequence ATGCACGCAACGGATAAGCAACGCGGTTTTACATTACTGGAAATTATGGTGGTTATTGTCATCATTGGCGTACTTGCCAGCCTGGTGGTTCCCAACCTGATGGGCAATAAAGAAAAGGCGGATAAACAAAAAGCCGTCAGCGATATCGTGGCGCTGGAAAATGCATTGGATATGTACAAGCTCGACAATCATCGCTATCCAACCACAAATCAGGGGCTTGAATCCTTAGTCGAAGCACCGACGCTGCCACCGCTGGCCGCAAACTATAACAAGGAAGGTTATATCAAGCGTCTGCCTGCCGATCCCTGGGGCAATGATTATGTCCTCGTTAATCCTGGCGAACATGGTGCATACGATCTGCTTTCAGCAGGGCCCGATGGTGAAATGGGAACCGAGGACGACATTACCAACTGGGGTTTGAGCAAGAAGAAAAAATAA